Proteins co-encoded in one Haloarcula pelagica genomic window:
- a CDS encoding FAD-binding protein: MYEHDVIVVGAGGAGLRAAIAAHEEGADVALVTKLHPVRSHTGAAEGGINAALREGDSWDLHAYDTMKGSDYLGDAPAIDTFAKDAPEEVIQIEHWGMPFSREDDGRVSQRPFGGMSFPRTTYAGAETGHHLLHTMYEQAVKRGIEVYDEWYVTNLAVTDHEDPEDRTCHGCVAYDIKSGEIHGFRAKNGVILATGGLGQAFDHTTNAVANTGDGCAMAYRAGVPMEDMEMIQFHPTTLPSTGVLISEGVRGEGGILYNEDEERFMFEHGYANNDGELASRDVVSRAELTEVNAGRGIEDEYVHLDMRHLGEERILDRLENILHLAEDFEGVDGLDEPMPVKPGQHYAMGGVETDENGETCIEGLYAAGETACVSLHGANRLGGNALPELLVFGARAGHHAAGKDMKVAEIETGPSAKSEDGAVEPPVAPGAVDAGSDDVVADGGAAATPKGVVKGTVEEERQRVEELLEADGINHAEVRADVQETMTQRVNVFREEDGLKQALREIKDARREYGNVAVADPSRTYNTDLIHTIETRNILDVAEAITIGALAREEFRGAHWRAEHQERKDDEWIKHTMLAWNDGEPELYYKPVVLEGDEETYEPKERSY; encoded by the coding sequence ATGTACGAACACGATGTCATCGTGGTCGGCGCCGGCGGCGCCGGCCTCAGAGCGGCGATCGCAGCACACGAGGAGGGGGCCGACGTTGCCCTCGTGACGAAACTCCACCCGGTCCGCAGCCACACCGGCGCGGCCGAGGGCGGCATCAACGCGGCACTCCGCGAGGGCGACTCCTGGGACCTGCACGCCTACGACACGATGAAGGGGTCGGACTACCTCGGAGACGCGCCGGCCATCGACACCTTCGCAAAGGACGCCCCGGAAGAGGTCATCCAGATCGAACACTGGGGGATGCCCTTCTCCCGCGAGGACGACGGCCGCGTCTCCCAGCGCCCCTTCGGCGGGATGTCGTTCCCGCGGACGACCTACGCCGGTGCCGAGACCGGCCACCACCTGCTGCACACGATGTACGAGCAGGCGGTCAAGCGGGGCATCGAGGTGTACGACGAGTGGTACGTCACGAACCTCGCGGTCACCGACCACGAGGACCCCGAGGACCGGACCTGTCACGGCTGTGTCGCCTACGACATCAAATCGGGCGAGATCCACGGCTTCCGGGCGAAAAACGGCGTGATCCTGGCGACCGGCGGGCTCGGCCAGGCCTTCGATCACACCACCAACGCCGTCGCCAACACCGGTGACGGCTGTGCGATGGCCTACCGCGCCGGCGTCCCGATGGAGGACATGGAGATGATCCAGTTCCACCCGACGACGCTGCCCTCGACGGGCGTGCTCATCTCCGAGGGTGTCCGCGGCGAAGGCGGCATCCTCTACAACGAGGACGAAGAGCGGTTCATGTTCGAACACGGCTACGCGAACAACGACGGCGAACTCGCCTCGCGTGACGTGGTCTCGCGGGCGGAACTCACGGAGGTCAACGCGGGCCGCGGGATCGAAGACGAGTACGTCCATCTGGACATGCGCCATCTGGGCGAGGAGCGCATCCTCGATCGCCTGGAGAACATCCTCCACCTCGCGGAGGACTTCGAGGGCGTCGACGGGCTGGACGAACCGATGCCGGTCAAGCCCGGTCAGCACTACGCGATGGGCGGCGTCGAGACCGACGAGAACGGCGAGACCTGTATCGAAGGGCTGTACGCCGCGGGTGAGACGGCGTGTGTCTCGCTCCACGGAGCGAACCGTCTGGGCGGGAACGCGCTGCCGGAACTGCTCGTCTTCGGCGCCCGCGCCGGCCACCACGCCGCCGGCAAGGACATGAAAGTCGCCGAGATCGAGACCGGTCCATCCGCGAAGAGCGAAGACGGCGCGGTCGAACCGCCGGTCGCCCCCGGCGCGGTCGACGCCGGGTCCGACGACGTTGTCGCCGACGGTGGCGCGGCGGCGACCCCCAAGGGCGTCGTCAAAGGCACCGTCGAGGAAGAGCGCCAGCGCGTCGAGGAGCTACTCGAAGCCGACGGCATCAACCACGCCGAGGTCCGCGCCGACGTACAGGAGACGATGACCCAGCGCGTCAACGTCTTCCGCGAGGAGGACGGTCTCAAGCAAGCCCTGCGAGAGATCAAGGACGCGCGCCGGGAGTACGGGAACGTCGCCGTCGCGGACCCCTCCCGGACCTACAACACGGACCTCATCCACACCATCGAGACGCGCAACATCCTCGACGTGGCCGAGGCCATCACCATCGGCGCGCTGGCCCGCGAGGAGTTCCGTGGCGCCCACTGGCGCGCCGAGCACCAGGAGCGGAAAGACGACGAGTGGATCAAACACACCATGCTCGCCTGGAACGACGGCGAGCCGGAACTGTACTACAAACCGGTCGTCCTCGAAGGCGACGAGGAGACCTACGAGCCCAAAGAACGGTCGTACTGA
- a CDS encoding aminotransferase class I/II-fold pyridoxal phosphate-dependent enzyme, translating to MSHGFDLAERLRTREDRDLRRHLEVAERVAGRTRLAADPKAQAAEFDEEAVIFASNNYLGLADDSRVQRAAELGARTVGTGAGASRLVTGDTSLHRALERDLADCKGTERALVFSSGYAANVGTIDALDPDVVFSDELNHASIIDGCRVSGAETVVYDHCDVADLRAAMDRRSPAADEQWLVVTDSVFSMDGDVAPVSALCDLTERYGAWLMVDEAHATGLFADGGGIVQRAGESDRVEIQLGTLSKTLASQGGYVAGDEALVEYLLNAARSFVFSTGLAPPSAAAAREALRIARETDRADRLWDRVERLRSGVEEMGYEVLGETHILPVLVGDRDDALALDQGLREYGIVVPAIRPPTVPEGTARLRVAPMATHTDADIRQCLDAFRAAGEEVGLL from the coding sequence ATGAGTCACGGGTTCGATCTCGCCGAGCGACTGCGCACCCGCGAGGACCGGGACCTCCGCCGCCACCTGGAGGTCGCCGAGCGGGTCGCCGGCCGCACGCGCCTCGCGGCCGATCCGAAGGCCCAGGCGGCGGAGTTCGACGAGGAGGCGGTGATCTTCGCGTCGAACAACTATCTCGGACTGGCCGACGACAGCCGCGTCCAGCGGGCGGCGGAACTGGGCGCCCGGACCGTCGGAACGGGTGCCGGGGCCTCCCGCCTCGTCACTGGCGACACCTCCCTCCACCGGGCGCTCGAACGCGACCTCGCGGACTGTAAGGGGACCGAACGGGCGCTGGTGTTCTCCTCGGGCTACGCGGCGAACGTCGGCACCATCGACGCGCTCGATCCCGATGTCGTCTTCTCCGACGAACTGAACCACGCCTCGATCATCGACGGCTGCCGGGTCAGCGGCGCCGAGACGGTCGTCTACGACCACTGTGACGTGGCCGACCTGCGGGCAGCGATGGACCGGCGGTCGCCGGCCGCCGACGAACAGTGGCTCGTCGTCACCGACTCGGTGTTCTCGATGGACGGCGACGTTGCGCCGGTCTCGGCGCTGTGTGATCTCACCGAGAGGTACGGCGCCTGGCTCATGGTCGACGAGGCCCACGCGACCGGCCTGTTCGCCGACGGCGGCGGGATCGTCCAGCGGGCCGGCGAGAGCGACCGCGTCGAGATCCAACTGGGGACGCTCTCGAAGACACTCGCCAGTCAGGGCGGCTACGTCGCCGGCGACGAGGCGCTTGTCGAGTACCTGCTCAACGCCGCCCGGTCGTTCGTCTTCTCGACCGGGCTGGCACCGCCGAGCGCCGCCGCTGCCCGCGAAGCGCTCCGGATCGCCCGGGAAACCGACCGGGCGGACCGGCTCTGGGACCGGGTCGAGCGGCTCCGCTCGGGGGTCGAGGAGATGGGCTACGAGGTCCTCGGTGAGACGCACATCCTCCCGGTGTTGGTCGGTGACCGCGATGACGCGCTGGCGCTGGACCAGGGGCTCCGCGAGTACGGGATCGTCGTGCCGGCGATCCGGCCGCCGACGGTGCCCGAGGGGACCGCCCGCCTCCGGGTCGCACCGATGGCGACCCACACCGACGCCGACATCCGACAGTGTCTCGACGCGTTCCGGGCGGCCGGCGAGGAGGTGGGGCTGCTGTGA
- a CDS encoding 5'-deoxyadenosine deaminase has translation MLVAGTVVADSTTVVDDGAVVTEDDRIVFVGDREAALERYPDHERRTVDIVAPGLVGAHVHSVQSLGRGIADDEPLLEWLFDHVLPMEAAMDAEATRTAALLGYLECLESGVTTVVDHLSVHHAEEAFEAAGEIGIRGLLGKVLMDRDSPDGLVEATETGLAESERLIREYHGAFDDRVRYAVTPRFAVTCSEACLRGARELADSYDGVRIHTHASENRDEIATVEERRGMRNIAWLDEVGLTGPDVTLAHCVWTDDEERELLAETGTCVTHCPSSNMKLASGVAPVVDYLDRGITVALGNDGPPCNNTLDPFTELRQAALLQKVDTIDATALSARTAFEMATVNGARAAGFDRLGALREGWRADLVGLSTDAARATPVHDTLSHLVYAAHGDDVTLTMVDGRVVYDDGHTTVDAERIKHTAASLAEQFVE, from the coding sequence ATGCTCGTCGCTGGCACAGTCGTCGCGGACAGCACCACCGTCGTCGACGACGGCGCAGTCGTCACGGAAGATGATCGGATCGTCTTCGTCGGGGACCGCGAGGCGGCACTGGAGCGGTACCCGGACCACGAACGACGGACCGTCGATATCGTCGCCCCGGGGCTGGTCGGCGCACACGTCCACAGCGTCCAGAGCCTCGGTCGCGGGATCGCCGACGACGAACCACTGCTGGAGTGGCTGTTCGACCACGTCCTCCCGATGGAGGCCGCGATGGACGCCGAAGCGACCCGGACCGCGGCGCTGCTTGGCTACCTGGAGTGTCTCGAAAGCGGCGTCACGACCGTGGTCGATCACCTCTCGGTCCACCACGCCGAGGAAGCATTCGAGGCCGCCGGCGAGATCGGTATTCGCGGGCTGCTCGGCAAGGTGCTCATGGACCGTGACAGCCCGGACGGACTCGTCGAAGCGACGGAGACGGGACTCGCCGAATCGGAGCGGCTCATCCGCGAGTACCACGGGGCCTTCGACGACCGGGTCCGCTACGCGGTCACGCCGCGCTTCGCCGTCACCTGTTCAGAAGCCTGCCTTCGGGGTGCCCGGGAGTTAGCCGACAGCTACGACGGCGTCCGCATCCACACTCACGCCAGCGAGAACCGCGACGAGATCGCCACCGTCGAGGAGCGGAGGGGGATGCGCAACATCGCCTGGCTCGACGAGGTGGGGCTCACGGGACCGGACGTGACGCTCGCTCACTGCGTCTGGACCGACGACGAGGAGCGCGAACTGCTGGCCGAGACCGGGACCTGTGTCACGCACTGCCCGTCCTCGAACATGAAACTCGCCAGCGGCGTCGCGCCGGTGGTCGACTACCTCGATCGCGGGATCACTGTCGCGCTGGGCAACGACGGCCCGCCGTGTAACAACACGCTCGATCCCTTCACAGAACTCCGCCAGGCCGCCCTCCTCCAGAAGGTCGACACCATCGACGCGACCGCGCTGTCGGCCCGGACGGCCTTCGAGATGGCGACGGTCAACGGCGCCCGAGCGGCCGGGTTCGACCGACTGGGCGCGCTCCGCGAGGGCTGGCGCGCCGACCTGGTCGGCCTCTCGACGGACGCCGCACGAGCGACGCCGGTCCACGACACGCTCTCGCATCTGGTGTACGCCGCCCACGGGGACGACGTGACGCTCACGATGGTCGACGGCCGTGTCGTCTACGACGACGGACACACGACTGTCGACGCCGAACGGATCAAGCATACCGCGGCGTCGCTCGCCGAACAGTTCGTCGAGTGA
- a CDS encoding HAD family hydrolase: MTHDAVVYDLDGTLVQLAVDWDAVATAVETVLRERDVDPGTGDLWSMLELSAEVGHRAAVEETITRYERDGAERSDRLPLADGLPHGVPVGVCSLNAEGAVRDALDVHEIDPHVESVVGRDTVGSSKPDPEGLLRVIDDLDATPAETVFVGDSERDAETARRAGTAFEWAAAFDQRRYRA, encoded by the coding sequence GTGACACACGACGCTGTCGTCTACGATCTGGACGGAACACTCGTCCAGCTAGCTGTCGACTGGGACGCCGTCGCGACGGCTGTCGAGACCGTCCTCCGGGAACGCGATGTCGACCCCGGGACCGGGGACCTCTGGTCGATGCTCGAGCTGTCCGCGGAGGTCGGGCACCGGGCCGCGGTCGAGGAGACGATCACCCGGTACGAACGTGACGGGGCCGAGCGGTCCGACAGGCTACCGCTGGCGGACGGGCTTCCACACGGCGTTCCGGTCGGCGTCTGCTCGCTCAACGCCGAGGGCGCCGTCCGGGACGCGCTGGACGTACACGAGATCGACCCACACGTCGAGTCGGTCGTGGGCCGGGACACCGTCGGGTCCTCGAAGCCCGATCCCGAGGGCCTGCTCCGGGTTATCGACGACCTGGACGCGACGCCGGCCGAGACGGTCTTCGTCGGCGACTCCGAACGCGACGCCGAGACGGCCCGGCGGGCCGGCACGGCCTTCGAGTGGGCGGCGGCGTTCGATCAGCGACGATATCGCGCGTAG
- the panB gene encoding 3-methyl-2-oxobutanoate hydroxymethyltransferase — protein sequence MTTVRDLQELAGEEPITMLTAYDAATAEIADETGVDVLLVGDSMGNAVLGHENTLPVTVDEMASRVGAVARGADDALVVADMPFLSFGADEGESVKNCGRMLKEEGANAVKLESGPHTVELTERLADLGIPVMAHLGLTPQSVNQTGYTQQADDREEAESILDLAREHEAAGAFALVLEHIPANLAAQVTEALDIPTIGIGAGGQCDGQVLVFTDVVGMADGSPPFARQFGDVRSEMTDAVSAYVDAVESGEFPADEHASSSAELDDLY from the coding sequence ATGACCACCGTCCGTGACCTCCAGGAACTGGCGGGCGAGGAACCGATCACGATGCTGACGGCCTACGACGCCGCGACCGCCGAGATCGCTGACGAGACCGGGGTCGACGTGTTGCTGGTGGGCGACAGCATGGGCAACGCCGTCCTGGGCCACGAGAACACGCTCCCGGTGACGGTCGACGAGATGGCGTCCCGGGTCGGGGCCGTCGCTCGTGGGGCCGACGACGCGCTCGTCGTCGCCGACATGCCCTTCCTCTCGTTTGGCGCCGACGAGGGCGAGAGCGTCAAGAACTGCGGACGGATGCTCAAAGAGGAGGGCGCAAACGCCGTGAAGCTCGAATCCGGTCCCCACACCGTCGAACTGACCGAGCGGCTGGCCGACCTCGGCATCCCGGTGATGGCCCACCTCGGGCTCACGCCCCAGAGCGTCAACCAGACGGGCTACACCCAGCAGGCCGACGACCGCGAGGAGGCCGAATCGATCCTCGACCTCGCGCGCGAGCACGAGGCCGCCGGCGCGTTCGCGCTCGTGCTGGAACACATCCCCGCGAACCTCGCCGCGCAGGTGACCGAGGCGCTCGACATCCCGACCATCGGTATCGGCGCCGGCGGGCAGTGTGACGGCCAGGTGCTCGTCTTCACCGACGTTGTGGGGATGGCCGACGGGAGTCCGCCCTTCGCCCGGCAGTTCGGCGACGTGCGAAGCGAGATGACCGACGCCGTCTCCGCGTACGTCGACGCCGTCGAATCGGGAGAGTTCCCGGCCGACGAACACGCGAGCAGTTCCGCGGAACTGGACGACCTGTACTGA
- a CDS encoding helix-turn-helix domain-containing protein — protein MAKYSTGNTGSDAGGSCELCGADGGDLQTASVAGATLQVCDDCARDHGENDRTSTGDSSPDDRDRRKRAAQNVARAHDAQQADPSHWEDGADYDDDQLPYLVSGYGELVVSARQDEGLQTAELAEELGLDEADVLAVEQGRATQANVGGSVIAALEQFLDVELVEAN, from the coding sequence ATGGCCAAATACTCGACCGGCAACACTGGGAGCGACGCCGGCGGGAGCTGCGAACTCTGCGGTGCAGACGGCGGCGACCTCCAGACCGCGAGTGTCGCCGGCGCGACGTTGCAGGTCTGTGACGACTGCGCCCGTGACCACGGCGAGAACGACCGGACCTCGACAGGCGACAGCTCTCCCGACGACCGCGACCGCCGCAAGCGCGCGGCACAGAACGTCGCACGCGCCCACGACGCACAGCAAGCCGACCCCTCCCACTGGGAAGACGGCGCTGACTACGACGACGACCAACTCCCGTATCTCGTCAGCGGGTACGGGGAACTCGTCGTCAGCGCCCGCCAGGACGAAGGGCTCCAGACCGCAGAACTCGCCGAGGAACTCGGACTCGACGAGGCCGACGTGCTGGCCGTCGAGCAGGGCCGTGCGACCCAGGCCAACGTCGGCGGCTCCGTCATCGCCGCCCTCGAACAGTTTCTCGATGTCGAACTCGTCGAAGCGAACTGA
- a CDS encoding DUF5822 domain-containing protein: MPAVEHTDPDGVDFGWVMQVTFVTTILIGSPIVAVASIPLTLPTWTARALFAVRVGAVIWFLTAICVYLYARYRR; encoded by the coding sequence GTGCCAGCAGTCGAACACACCGATCCGGACGGCGTCGACTTCGGGTGGGTGATGCAGGTGACGTTCGTCACGACCATCCTGATCGGCTCTCCGATCGTCGCCGTGGCGTCGATCCCGCTCACGCTGCCGACGTGGACAGCGCGGGCGCTGTTCGCCGTCAGAGTCGGTGCGGTAATCTGGTTCCTGACCGCGATCTGTGTCTACCTCTACGCGCGATATCGTCGCTGA
- the bioD gene encoding dethiobiotin synthase — MTDSVREALFVVGTDTGVGKTVLTAGVTGWLRRHGHDALAVKPCQTGYPPDDDAAVVAEACGTEAASTCLRRLEPALAPAVAADIADASLSYEAIESGVAEAVAGSETAVVEGIGGLRVPLADGREVLDLVADLGYPTLVVARSGLGTLNHTGLTVDALREHGVPVVGVVLNEYEGATTAARTNPDVLERMTDCPVWTLPPLDLADPTTAVDAVGDSLPDAALHGE; from the coding sequence GTGACCGACAGTGTGCGGGAGGCGCTGTTCGTCGTCGGCACCGACACCGGTGTCGGCAAGACCGTCCTCACCGCCGGTGTGACCGGCTGGCTCAGACGGCACGGCCACGACGCGCTCGCGGTGAAGCCGTGCCAGACCGGCTACCCGCCCGACGACGACGCGGCCGTCGTCGCCGAGGCCTGCGGGACCGAGGCGGCATCGACCTGTCTCCGTCGGCTGGAACCCGCCCTCGCGCCCGCGGTGGCCGCCGACATCGCCGACGCGTCGCTGTCCTACGAGGCGATCGAAAGCGGCGTCGCCGAAGCCGTCGCAGGCAGCGAGACGGCGGTCGTCGAAGGGATCGGCGGGCTCCGGGTCCCGCTCGCCGACGGCCGGGAGGTACTCGATCTGGTGGCCGACCTTGGCTACCCGACGCTGGTCGTCGCCCGGTCGGGGCTCGGGACCTTGAACCACACCGGGCTGACCGTCGACGCGCTCCGGGAGCACGGCGTCCCGGTCGTCGGGGTCGTCCTCAACGAGTACGAGGGGGCGACGACGGCAGCGCGCACGAACCCCGACGTTCTCGAACGGATGACCGACTGTCCGGTGTGGACGCTTCCGCCGCTGGATCTCGCGGACCCGACCACGGCGGTCGACGCCGTCGGCGACTCGCTCCCCGATGCGGCGCTGCACGGCGAGTAG
- the bioB gene encoding biotin synthase BioB has translation MVYETGNRTVDDAVARVLDGERLDRTDGMALIAQPVEALAEGADYVRTQLGDGTVDACSIVNAKAGNCAEDCGFCAQSVHFDTGIDNYGFLGPEKILEAAKRAERDGSQRFGIVVAEKGVSKEQRPEEWEEVLEAIRLVRDETDVEVDASLGILTEEEAAILAEEGLNHYNHNIETSPRYFPEIVDTHAFEDRVHTLEVAKEAGMDLCAGVILGMGETPTDRVEAAIALQDIGVSSLPVNILNPVEGTPLAERGLPDITTEEVVKTIAVYRLLHPEARVRLTGGREVNLDTDGQVAALEAGADGILTGDYLTTEGQSAADDLEIVEQAGLEPNTEANDFDPADVKGRDAAETDPETAAGTAQTNAELQSDD, from the coding sequence GTGGTTTACGAGACGGGCAACCGCACGGTCGACGACGCAGTCGCTCGGGTACTCGACGGCGAGCGACTGGACCGCACGGACGGGATGGCGCTCATCGCACAACCGGTCGAGGCACTCGCCGAGGGCGCGGACTACGTCCGTACCCAGTTGGGCGACGGAACCGTCGACGCGTGTTCGATCGTGAACGCGAAGGCGGGCAACTGCGCGGAGGACTGTGGGTTCTGTGCGCAGTCCGTCCACTTCGACACCGGTATCGACAACTACGGCTTCCTGGGGCCCGAGAAGATCCTCGAAGCCGCGAAACGCGCCGAACGCGACGGCTCCCAGCGGTTCGGCATCGTCGTCGCCGAGAAGGGCGTCTCGAAGGAACAGCGGCCCGAGGAGTGGGAAGAAGTGCTGGAAGCGATCCGCCTCGTCCGGGACGAGACCGACGTGGAGGTCGACGCCAGCCTCGGGATCCTCACCGAGGAGGAAGCCGCGATCCTGGCCGAGGAGGGGCTCAACCACTACAATCACAATATCGAGACCTCGCCGCGGTACTTCCCGGAGATCGTCGACACCCACGCCTTCGAGGACCGAGTCCACACGCTGGAAGTGGCGAAGGAGGCCGGCATGGACCTCTGTGCCGGCGTCATCCTCGGCATGGGCGAGACGCCGACCGACCGCGTCGAGGCGGCCATCGCCCTACAAGACATCGGCGTCTCGTCGCTGCCGGTCAACATCCTCAACCCGGTGGAAGGAACCCCGCTGGCAGAACGCGGATTGCCCGACATCACGACCGAGGAGGTCGTCAAGACCATCGCTGTCTACCGACTGCTCCATCCAGAGGCCCGCGTCCGCCTGACCGGCGGCCGCGAGGTCAACTTGGACACGGACGGCCAGGTGGCCGCCCTGGAGGCCGGCGCCGACGGCATCCTCACGGGCGACTACCTCACGACCGAGGGCCAGTCCGCGGCCGACGACCTGGAGATCGTCGAACAGGCGGGCCTCGAACCCAACACCGAGGCGAACGACTTCGATCCAGCGGACGTGAAAGGGCGTGACGCGGCGGAGACCGACCCCGAGACGGCCGCGGGCACCGCACAGACGAACGCAGAACTCCAATCCGACGACTGA
- a CDS encoding transcriptional regulator: MDDVRFAVLGTGGIGRRTLEVSQHKDGLTAVAACDRNGVALDHDGLDVEELLDATEGNIASGPEEDVATDGGAAAEPVGSTEGVKQHGDQAGIVASEQGSPTETPIDDVIAESDDIDAVLLALPNLEHDFIPRVAERFAEADYGGVLIDVLKRSRVIGMLDDREDLLKESGITFVCGAGATPGFLTGAAALAAQSFVEVEEVEIWWGVGLKSGYEDNRGTVREDIAHLDGYDIEEAREMSEEEIEALIDEHDGVLEFHDMEHADDVLLERAGICDAEDVHVGGVLDVRSDEKPTTTTVSVTGTTFDGETGTNTFELDDATSMEANVNGPALGYLKAGVRNNRAGHYGVFGPADLLPSF; encoded by the coding sequence ATGGACGACGTACGCTTCGCAGTTCTTGGCACGGGTGGTATCGGCCGACGAACGCTCGAAGTCTCTCAGCACAAGGACGGTCTGACCGCCGTCGCGGCCTGTGACCGCAACGGCGTGGCACTCGACCACGACGGCCTCGATGTCGAGGAACTCCTCGACGCGACGGAGGGCAACATCGCAAGCGGGCCTGAGGAAGATGTCGCCACCGACGGCGGCGCGGCCGCCGAACCGGTCGGATCGACCGAGGGCGTCAAACAGCACGGCGACCAGGCCGGCATCGTCGCCAGCGAGCAGGGTTCCCCGACCGAGACACCGATCGACGACGTGATCGCCGAGTCCGACGACATCGACGCCGTCCTGCTGGCGCTCCCGAACCTCGAACACGACTTCATCCCGCGGGTCGCCGAGCGGTTCGCCGAGGCCGACTACGGGGGCGTCCTCATCGACGTGCTCAAGCGCTCCCGTGTGATCGGGATGCTCGACGACCGCGAGGACCTGCTGAAAGAGTCCGGCATCACCTTCGTCTGTGGCGCCGGCGCGACACCCGGCTTCCTCACCGGCGCGGCCGCGCTCGCGGCGCAGTCGTTCGTCGAAGTCGAAGAAGTCGAGATCTGGTGGGGCGTCGGCCTCAAGTCCGGTTACGAGGACAACCGCGGGACCGTCCGGGAGGACATCGCCCATCTCGACGGCTACGACATCGAAGAGGCCCGCGAGATGAGCGAGGAAGAGATCGAGGCGCTGATCGACGAGCACGACGGCGTCCTTGAGTTCCACGACATGGAACACGCCGACGACGTGTTGCTCGAACGGGCCGGCATCTGTGACGCCGAGGATGTCCACGTCGGCGGCGTGCTGGACGTACGCTCCGACGAGAAGCCGACGACGACAACCGTCTCGGTCACCGGGACGACGTTCGACGGCGAGACCGGGACGAACACCTTCGAACTCGACGACGCGACCAGCATGGAAGCGAACGTCAACGGCCCGGCGCTTGGCTACCTGAAGGCCGGCGTCCGGAACAACCGCGCGGGCCACTACGGCGTCTTCGGCCCGGCGGATCTGCTGCCGAGCTTCTGA
- a CDS encoding phosphotransacetylase family protein yields MTDQNTLLVTSTEEGIGKTAITLALAKHAHDAGHEVGYMKPKGTRLQSAVGKTRDEDPMLARSLLDLDAEMHEMEPIVYSPTFIQEAIRGREDPEELRTRVLDNFEALSAETDLMVVEGSDRLDTGGIVDLTDIDIAEAMDARVLLVCGYATPGDADEVLAAAETIGDRLAGVLFNGVTDTAMGELVDDVLPFLEGRGVPVYGSLPRVQELAGVTVEDLARSVGANVLTTDASLDAHVERFSVGAMGGNSALDQFRRTRDAVMVTGGDRSEVQTAALEASGIKALLLTGGFRPASAVLGRAEEENVPVLLVQSDTRRTIDRLEDVLRSGRTRDESTVERMEELLVDGVDLETVLSLE; encoded by the coding sequence ATGACCGACCAGAACACGCTGCTCGTCACGTCTACGGAGGAAGGTATCGGCAAGACCGCGATCACGCTCGCGCTCGCGAAACACGCACACGACGCCGGCCACGAGGTCGGCTACATGAAACCGAAGGGGACACGCCTCCAGAGCGCCGTCGGGAAGACCCGCGACGAGGACCCGATGCTCGCGCGCTCCCTGCTCGATCTGGACGCGGAGATGCACGAGATGGAGCCGATCGTCTACTCCCCGACGTTCATCCAGGAGGCGATCCGCGGCCGCGAGGACCCCGAGGAACTCCGCACGCGGGTACTGGACAACTTCGAGGCCCTCTCGGCCGAGACCGACCTGATGGTCGTCGAGGGGAGCGACCGCCTCGATACGGGCGGGATCGTGGATCTGACCGACATCGACATCGCCGAGGCGATGGACGCACGCGTCCTGCTGGTCTGTGGCTACGCGACGCCCGGTGACGCCGACGAGGTGCTGGCGGCCGCAGAGACCATCGGGGACCGCCTGGCCGGCGTGCTGTTCAACGGCGTCACCGACACCGCGATGGGCGAACTCGTCGACGACGTGCTCCCGTTCCTCGAAGGCAGAGGCGTCCCGGTGTACGGGTCGCTCCCGCGGGTCCAGGAACTGGCCGGTGTCACCGTCGAGGACCTCGCCCGGAGCGTCGGTGCGAACGTGCTGACGACGGACGCCTCGCTCGACGCACACGTCGAACGGTTCTCGGTCGGGGCGATGGGCGGCAACAGCGCGCTCGATCAGTTCCGCCGGACGCGCGACGCGGTGATGGTCACCGGCGGGGACCGATCGGAGGTCCAGACGGCAGCCCTGGAGGCGTCGGGGATCAAGGCCCTCCTGCTGACCGGCGGGTTCCGGCCGGCCAGTGCCGTCCTGGGCCGTGCCGAGGAGGAGAACGTGCCGGTGTTGCTCGTCCAGTCGGACACCCGGCGGACGATCGATCGGCTGGAGGACGTGCTCCGCTCGGGCCGGACCCGCGACGAGTCGACGGTCGAGCGGATGGAGGAACTCCTGGTCGACGGCGTGGACCTCGAAACCGTCCTCTCCCTGGAGTGA